In Mercenaria mercenaria strain notata chromosome 14, MADL_Memer_1, whole genome shotgun sequence, the following are encoded in one genomic region:
- the LOC128548548 gene encoding uncharacterized protein LOC128548548, whose amino-acid sequence MATAAPQSHDNDLKNWIKGAFALHVTKEGLEDFVTDEISQFQTDLLTSICRNIGKPVGTICNSCTTANILPCPTNGFCTSGGRCKMHVLTDRRREPNIPCKSNICQAIRGGIRREHRYFHPSKFEPSWKNADATQFCSDSFQLAKCYMSVDGYSKVQSLAETDFNGVINVVINNKRFQNKLSAKLSQKTNICTEARDIGRLIRHSPNLAVSDADLTKYIDTLIDLLSDRKYLATENKAKIAVAKLQKLKTTYLLDDKDSETIIAAILTSVKSMKDNTKEDIIQQAMKEIKDMIQVSKKEVHDATQVSSKKITSTSNLELEKIKVVAEEAIQKFHETEARKMNTKDKKCSTEEVDRENFRSEVTYGLEQVIHLRVEEASSKTCKHVDLDVRRLREGLREDLILSYRECYSTFPVKNIIGELNIPLLKLYVHQKLEAVGGIKSLNQSEESESATPVKTYKELFFCGTETYKNIYITANAGTGKTLLMRIFCLSWCQAYKPVEVVPSEFQKENLDAIQYFEFVFFLSLDDTDDTNSSACDIDDLIEIQILRKLSRQHQYTKRFLVDILNRKACLIILDGLNKWSHPDNCTSGCRMTRFPRRAARPNCTTMTTTLPWNFVFIQRTKQIDRHINICELDKDTAAKLIGNVASFLNEKSAYKKSANSKEIQKAITKSMFDEPCLDPYSILQFACLLFARKSIGRSKCEIYSNQLELSLSRGLKNVGHVPSYAQTLKRKLPRFFVSNIECKTNYGILLCIGRFAFETLFGGDSVSRLRFTETDVMRYMSSNILDVSLKLGILTQDRTCESFSAEHLSLKFENFTMQAYFAALYIQSEQSEVVKFRIHNECKSLQTVLRVFPVFVFISGFDQALASDLLPKLFSIASEDDKILEVRRTSSLLRSSIINSELVKRFQSLVINCVDECIKNDHDGIKLSVKDIIIDTSSQQDNSLTSLIECNVNNLNNLKSLSIQECNSTDTVNKILQQLNTQNIRHLRKLELRCIPNTLLLRTLLRNSRLSLRCLELSSLAFENATKKYHFEVINIPSDHIKIISSMPFLGVLTLGSLRISHDDFTDLLSFLSRKTEMKHIILYHLVCSKYACGGHMLDLSLHKKLEALGLDSVPLSKLRLNAVNQFLEECWIGKLPSHILSAAFPCLENAHSLHTLYCLKLDDLCAMLQSIPKLRRLKYICFRYINFGNRVISLTSNTKNIQIVSLNGVTLTSDALKRLIDTIKTLPHEVDICLKNCKVTPVEEYKHIKSLIRGSDDFIIMSDGLNEQKVQLFQFGTVNKSREIVQSGNVHAITSTRMQAITSPSEQIV is encoded by the exons ATGGCTACTGCAGCGCCACAATCACACGATAATGATCTTAAAAACTGGATTAAAGGCGCTTTTGCCTTGCATGTTACTAAAGAAGGTCTTGAGGACTTTGTAACGGATGAAATTAGCCAGTTTCAGACAGATTTGCTCACGTCAATATGCAGAAACATCGGTAAACCTGTTGGGACAATATGTAATTCATGCACAACAGCCAATATACTACCATGCCCAACAAACGGGTTTTGCACCTCTGGCGGAAGGTGTAAAATGCACGTTCTTACAGATCGCAGACGAGAACCAAATATACCGTGTAAAAGTAATATTTGCCAGGCTATTCGGGGAGGTATCCGACGCGAACATAGATACTTTCATCCTAGCAAGTTTGAGCCGTCGTGGAAAAATGCCGACGCGACACAGTTTTGCAGTGACTCGTTTCAACTGGCAAAGTGTTATATGTCAGTTGATGGCTACAGCAAGGTACAGTCCTTAGCGGAAACAGATTTCAATGGAGTCATCAATGTCGTCATAAACAACAAAAGGTTCCAGAACAAGCTAAGTGCGAAGTTATCTCAAAAGACAAATATATGTACAGAG GCACGTGATATAGGACGCCTTATCCGACATTCACCAAATCTTGCAGTATCAGATGCCGACCTTACAAAGTACATCGACACCCTGATAGATCTTCTGTCGGACCGAAAGTATCTGGCAACTGAAAATAAAGCCAAGATAGCAGTTGCTAAATTGCAAAAG CTGAAAACGACATATTTGCTAGACGACAAAGACAGCGAAACAATCATTGCTGCTATATTGACATCTGTCAAATCGATGAAGGACAACACAAAAGAGGATATCATACAGCAAGCTATGAAAGAAATTAAAGACATGATACAGGTGTCCAAAAAAGAAGTACATGATGCTACGCAAGTTTCATCGAAGAAAATCACATCTACTTCGAACCTAGAACTCGAGAAAATAAAGGTGGTAGCAGAGGAGGCTATACAAAAATTTCACGAAACTGAAGCAcgtaaaatgaatacaaaagacAAGAAATGTTCAACTGAAGAAGTAGACAGGGAAAACTTTCGTTCAGAAGTCACATATGGACTAGAACAAG TGATACATCTTAGAGTGGAAGAAGCTTCGTCGAAGACATGTAAACATGTAGATTTAGACGTGAGAAGACTAAGAGAAG GTCTAAGAGAAGATCTAATTCTTTCCTACCGAGAATGTTACAGTACTTTTCCAGTGAAAAATATTATCGGAGAGCTTAATATTCCTCTGCTCAAGCTTTATGTTCATCAGAAACTAGAAGCGGTCGGAGGAATAAAATCATTGAATCAATCTGAAGAATCTGAATCCGCAACACCGGTTAAGACATATAAGGAATTGTTTTTCTGTGGGACTGAAACTTACAAAAACATATACATCACCGCAAATGCTGGAACTGGAAAAACATTGCTTATGAGGATATTTTGTCTGTCATGGTGCCAAGCTTACAAACCAGTCGAAGTGGTTCCGTCcgaatttcaaaaagaaaacctAGATGCAATACAGTATTTTGAGTTCGTTTTCTTCTTGTCACTTGATGATACTGATGATACAAATTCCTCCGCCTGTGACATTGATGACTTGATTGAGATACAGATATTACGGAAACTGTCAAGGCAACATCAATATACTAAACGCTTTCTAGTAgatattttaaacagaaaagcGTGCCTCATAATTTTAGACGGTTTAAACAAATGGTCTCATCCTGATAATTGTACATCAGGATGTAGGATGACCCGTTTTCCTCGGAGGGCAGCTCGTCCAAATTGCACGACAATGACAACAACTCTCCCGTGGAACTTTGTTTTCATTCAGCGTACGAAGCAGATAGACAGGCATATAAACATCTGCGAGCTAGACAAGGATACCGCTGCAAAGTTGATAGGAAATGTTGCGTCTTTTCTAAATGAAAAAAGCGCGTATAAAAAGTCAGCAAACAGTAAAGAAATACAAAAGGCAATTACAAAATCGATGTTCGATGAACCTTGCCTTGACCCATATagcattttgcagtttgcttgCCTCTTGTTTGCGAGGAAATCGATTGGTCGATCCAAATGTGAAATATATAGTAACCAGCTCGAACTAAGTCTGTCCCGAGGTCTTAAAAATGTAGGACATGTTCCGTCTTATGCTCAAACGTTGAAGAGAAAACTTCCTCGATTTTTCGTTTCCAATATCGAATGCAAAACGAACTACGGGATCCTGCTTTGTATTGGTAGATTTGCGTTTGAGACGCTATTCGGCGGCGACAGTGTATCCAGGTTGCGGTTCACGGAAACAGATGTCATGAGATACATGTCTTCAAATATCTTGGATGTGAGCTTGAAGCTTGGAATACTTACGCAAGACAGAACGTGTGAATCATTTTCAGCAGagcatttatctttaaaatttgagaATTTCACAATGCAAGCATATTTCGCAGCTCTGTACATTCAGTCGGAACAGTCTGAAGTTGTAAAATTTCGAATTCACAACGAGTGCAAATCATTACAGACTGTTCTTCGAGTGTTTCCTGTATTTGTGTTCATTAGCGGATTCGATCAAGCGCTTGCAAGCGACCTTTTGCCTAAATTATTTAGCATTGCGTCAGAAGATGACAAAATACTTGAAGTCAGGCGCACAAGCTCATTATTAAGATCTTCCATAATAAATTCAGAACTAGTAAAACGCTTTCAGAGTCTAGTAATAAATTGTGTGGACGAGTGCATAAAAAATGATCATGACGGAATAAAACTTTCGGTCAAAGACATTATCATTGATACAAGTTCGCAACAAGACAATAGTCTGACATCTCTGATCGAATGCAATGTAAATAATCTCAACAATCTCAAGTCATTGAGTATTCAAGAATGCAATTCAACCGATACggtaaacaaaatattacaacaaCTAAACACACAGAATATTCGTCATCTTAGAAAATTAGAATTGAGATGTATTCCGAACACATTATTGCTTCGTACACTGCTTCGGAATAGTCGACTTTCTTTAAGATGTTTAGAGTTATCTTCCCTTGCGTTTGAAAATGCcacaaagaaatatcattttgaagTGATAAATATTCCATCGGATCACATCAAAATTATATCAAGCATGCCATTTTTAGGAGTCTTAACTCTTGGGTCATTACGTATAAGCCACGATGATTTTACGGATCTGCTGAGTTTCCTTTCGCGCAAAACAGAAATGAAGCACATCATTTTGTACCATCTCGTGTGCAGTAAATATGCCTGTGGTGGTCACATGTTGGATTTATCTTTACATAAGAAACTTGAGGCATTAGGATTAGATAGTGTTCCATTATCGAAGCTTCGTTTGAATGCAGTCAATCAATTTCTTGAGGAATGCTGGATTGGAAAATTGCCGTCACATATTTTGTCTGCAGCGTTTCCCTGTCTGGAAAACGCTCATAGCCTACATACGTTGTATTGCCTGAAATTGGATGATCTTTGTGCAATGCTACAATCCATTCCAAAATTAAGACGTTTGAAATATATCTGTTTCCGATATATTAACTTTGGCAACAGGGTAATAAGCCTGACATCAAATACGAAAAACATTCAAATAGTATCATTAAATGGGGTAACACTTACAAGCGACGCATTAAAAAGACTTATTGACACTATAAAAACCTTGCCACACGAGGTCGATATTTGTCTTAAAAATTGTAAAGTGACTCCAGTGGAAGAGTACAAAcatattaaaagtttaattagGGGTTCTGACGACTTCATCATTATGTCTGATGGACTGAACGAACAAAAAGTGCAGTTGTTCCAATTCGGTACTGTCAATAAGAGCCGCGAAATAGTACAGTCCGGAAATGTCCATGCCATAACCTCTACAAGGATGCAAGCAATAACATCACCGTCAGAACAAATAGTATAG